Proteins from a genomic interval of Bos mutus isolate GX-2022 chromosome 15, NWIPB_WYAK_1.1, whole genome shotgun sequence:
- the MRPL17 gene encoding LOW QUALITY PROTEIN: large ribosomal subunit protein bL17m (The sequence of the model RefSeq protein was modified relative to this genomic sequence to represent the inferred CDS: inserted 2 bases in 2 codons), whose amino-acid sequence MRLSFAAAISHGRVYRRLGLGPESRIHLLQNLLTGLVRHERIEASWARVDELRGYAEKLIDYGKLGDTNERAMRMADFWLTEKDLIPKLFQVLAPRYQGQNGGYTRMLQIPNRNQQDRAKMAVIEYKXNCLPPLPLPRRDSDLTLLNQLLXGLRQDQEASTRSSHPAQTPEV is encoded by the exons ATGCGGTTGTCGTTTGCCGCCGCGATCTCCCACGGCCGCGTATACCGCCGCCTAGGCCTTGGTCCCGAGTCCCGCATTCACCTGTTGCAGAACTTGCTTACGGGACTGGTGCGACACGAACGCATCGAGGCGTCATGGGCACGCGTGGACGAGCTGAGGGGCTACGCCGAGAAG CTTATTGACTACGGGAAGCTGGGAGACACCAACGAACGAGCAATGCGTATGGCGGACTTCTGGCTCACG GAGAAAGACTTGATCCCAAAGCTGTTTCAAGTACTGGCCCCTCGGTACCAAGGTCAGAATGGGGGCTACACGAGAATGCTGCAGATCCCAAATCGGAATCAGCAGGATCGGGCCAAAATGGCAGTGATTGAGTACA GGAACtgtctcccacccctgcccctgccacGCAGAGACAGCGACCTTACACTCCTAAACCAGCTGC GGGGGCTGCGGCAGGACCAGGAAGCAAGCACCCGCAGCTCCCACCCAGCTCAAACACCAGAAGTTTAA